A DNA window from Arachis hypogaea cultivar Tifrunner chromosome 18, arahy.Tifrunner.gnm2.J5K5, whole genome shotgun sequence contains the following coding sequences:
- the LOC140181372 gene encoding uncharacterized protein: MKPGSPQAMLLLKAKLIILDEVSMVSRYCYEALDKCLGNNIDGEFEICLPEDIVIPYSDQVFDELVHFSYPNILEDMSLKDFFNTRTILAPTLDIIEEGNNHLMAIILRGEKLYLSSDSICMDERNMESQLDFYGPELLNRINCSGFPPHKLILKVGVLVMLLSNIDQSNSLCNGTRLQVRKLGNHVIECKVLTSNNVGHITLIPRMNIVSTKETVLLDFNEDSSP, encoded by the exons ATGAAACCTGGTTCTCCTCAAGCAATGCTACTGTTGAAAGCGAAACTTATAATTTTGGATGAGGTTTCAATGGTTAGTAGGTACTGCTATGAAGCGCTTGATAAATGCTTGG GCAACAATATAGATGGTGAATTTGAGATATGTCTTCCAGAAGATATTGTTATTCCTTATTCAGACCAGGTATTTGATGAATTGgttcatttttcttatccaaatattttggaAGACATGTCTTTAAAGGATTTTTTCAATACAAGAACTATACTGGCTCCCACGCTAGACATCATTGAAGAGGGCAACAACCATTTGATGGCTATCATTCTTAGAGGAGAAAAATTATATCTTAGTTCGGATTCAATTTGTATGGATGAAAGGAATATGGAGAGTCAACTAGATTTCTATGGTCCTGAATTACTGAATAGAATAAATTGCTCTGGTTTTCCTccacataaattaatactcaaggtTGGTGTTCTGGTGATGCTACTAAGCAATATTGACCAATCCAACAGTCTTTGTAATGGTACAAGGCTACAAGTTAGGAAGCTTGGAAATCATGTCATAGAATGTAAAGTCTTAACGAGTAACAACGTTGGTCATATTACTTTGATTCCAAGAATGAATATAGTATCAACAAAAGAAACTGTCCTATTAGATTTCAACGAAGATAGTTCTCCATAA